The proteins below come from a single Candidatus Methylomirabilota bacterium genomic window:
- a CDS encoding TRAP transporter large permease encodes MIAIIAVSFFVLLLLGVPVAFVIGASGFIGLWWSGQYPLSVVVKQIFEGVDSFVLLAIPLFILAGALMETGGIAVRLVRLAQALVGRIRGGLSMAVVVAEYIFSGISGSTVADVSAIGSTMIPPMLRAGYKPEQAVAVVSAASAMGILVPPCILMIVIGSVANVSVAALFAAGFLPAVVLALAIMLYIWYDAGRSGIEARARAGWADIWRAFTDAVIPLGLPVIIFGGILGGVVTPTEAAVLAVIYAFIVGVFVYREIAWRDLPSLLVQSAVVTAAVCFLLGTAAVVAWVLAVQQIPQLLLSLMLAVPGGNIVFLVLTAILFILLGAVLEGLPAVVILLPTFMPVVTRLGIDVVHYSTVVVAATGIGLFLPPIGVGFFIACGIASIPGDRATPAMMPYVYMMCAGLVIVILVPWVTLIIPRLLGLG; translated from the coding sequence ATGATCGCGATCATCGCGGTCTCGTTCTTCGTCCTGCTGCTGCTGGGCGTGCCGGTGGCCTTCGTCATCGGGGCCTCGGGGTTCATCGGGCTGTGGTGGAGCGGTCAGTACCCGCTCAGCGTGGTGGTGAAGCAGATCTTCGAGGGCGTGGACTCCTTCGTCCTGCTCGCCATCCCGCTCTTCATCCTGGCCGGGGCGCTCATGGAGACGGGCGGCATCGCGGTGCGGCTGGTGCGCCTGGCCCAGGCGCTGGTCGGCCGGATCCGGGGCGGATTGTCCATGGCGGTGGTGGTGGCCGAGTACATCTTCTCCGGGATCTCCGGCTCCACGGTGGCCGACGTCTCCGCGATCGGCTCGACGATGATTCCGCCGATGCTGCGCGCCGGCTACAAGCCCGAGCAGGCGGTGGCGGTGGTCTCGGCGGCCTCCGCGATGGGGATCCTGGTGCCGCCGTGCATTCTCATGATCGTGATCGGCTCGGTGGCCAACGTCTCGGTGGCCGCGCTGTTCGCGGCGGGCTTCCTGCCCGCGGTGGTCCTGGCGCTGGCGATCATGCTCTACATCTGGTACGACGCCGGCCGCAGCGGCATCGAGGCCCGGGCCCGCGCGGGCTGGGCCGACATCTGGCGGGCGTTCACGGACGCGGTCATTCCGCTGGGCCTGCCCGTCATCATCTTCGGCGGCATCCTGGGCGGGGTGGTGACCCCGACCGAGGCCGCGGTGCTCGCGGTCATCTACGCGTTCATCGTCGGCGTCTTCGTGTACCGCGAGATCGCGTGGAGGGACCTCCCGAGTCTCCTCGTGCAGAGCGCGGTGGTCACCGCCGCGGTGTGCTTTCTCCTGGGCACCGCGGCGGTGGTGGCGTGGGTGCTCGCCGTGCAGCAGATCCCGCAGCTGCTCCTGAGCTTGATGCTGGCGGTGCCCGGCGGCAACATCGTGTTCCTCGTGCTGACCGCGATCCTCTTCATCCTGCTCGGCGCGGTGCTGGAAGGGTTGCCCGCGGTGGTGATCCTCCTGCCCACCTTCATGCCGGTGGTGACCCGGCTCGGGATCGACGTGGTCCACTACAGCACGGTGGTGGTGGCCGCGACCGGCATCGGACTCTTCCTGCCCCCGATCGGGGTGGGCTTCTTCATCGCGTGCGGCATCGCCAGCATTCCGGGCGACCGCGCGACGCCGGCGATGATGCCCTACGTCTACATGATGTGCGCGGGGCTCGTGATCGTGATCCTGGTGCCCTGGGTCACCCTCATCATCCCGCGGCTCCTCGGGCTCGGCTAG
- a CDS encoding Sir2 family NAD-dependent protein deacetylase, with product MSGSPVDHLTELVRNSSRIVVFTGAGVSTESGIPDFRSPGGVWDRFDPSEFTFQNFMKGEAGRRRYWELGRTTFPVIRRAEPNPGHHALVTLWRLGQLDCVITQNIDNLHQRAGLPADRVIELHGNATQARCLTCERSYERDVIQGWLEAGVAIPACDPPCGGIIKPRTIMFGEAMPRVELEAAERRARAADLFIVVGSSLVVYPAAYMPLHAKDAGATLAIVNLTETPHDAQADLVIRGSAASVLSEVVERVHARSARADGSAVP from the coding sequence GTGAGCGGATCGCCGGTCGATCACCTCACCGAGCTGGTCCGGAATTCGTCCCGGATTGTCGTCTTCACCGGCGCCGGAGTCAGCACCGAGTCGGGCATACCGGATTTTCGGAGCCCGGGCGGGGTGTGGGACCGATTCGATCCCAGCGAGTTCACCTTCCAGAACTTCATGAAGGGCGAGGCGGGGCGCCGCCGCTACTGGGAGCTGGGACGCACGACGTTCCCGGTGATCCGCCGCGCCGAGCCGAATCCCGGGCACCACGCGCTGGTGACCCTGTGGCGACTCGGGCAGCTGGACTGCGTGATCACCCAGAACATCGACAACCTCCATCAGCGCGCGGGACTGCCCGCGGACCGGGTGATCGAGCTGCACGGCAACGCGACCCAGGCCCGGTGTCTGACGTGTGAGCGGTCGTACGAGCGCGACGTCATCCAGGGCTGGCTCGAGGCGGGCGTGGCGATCCCCGCGTGCGACCCGCCCTGCGGCGGCATCATCAAGCCGCGCACCATCATGTTCGGCGAGGCGATGCCGCGGGTGGAGCTCGAGGCGGCGGAGCGGCGGGCCCGCGCCGCGGATCTCTTCATCGTGGTCGGGTCGTCGCTCGTGGTGTATCCGGCTGCGTACATGCCGCTGCACGCCAAGGACGCGGGCGCCACCCTGGCCATCGTCAATCTGACCGAGACGCCGCACGACGCACAGGCCGACCTGGTGATCCGGGGCAGCGCCGCGTCCGTGCTGTCGGAGGTCGTCGAGCGGGTGCACGCGCGATCGGCGCGTGCCGATGGCTCCGCGGTGCCATGA
- a CDS encoding CoA pyrophosphatase codes for MSAPPPIGLEALRRRLDAGLSRRPRVALDQSDLVSAAVLVPITDRGGPHLLFTKKTGSVPHHKGQFSFPGGIVDVRDGSRVETALREAWEEIHLPAEAVEVLGLLDDTPTRATNFIITPVVGIVRDPVELRPDGREIERVLEVSLQTLRDPSIFRTEIWERNGEPHPVLFYDVSPADVIWGATARILSQFLALLDEPESPP; via the coding sequence GTGAGCGCGCCCCCGCCGATCGGTCTCGAGGCGCTCCGTCGGCGGCTCGATGCCGGGCTCAGCCGCAGGCCGCGGGTCGCGCTGGATCAGAGCGACCTAGTATCGGCCGCGGTGCTGGTGCCGATCACCGATCGCGGTGGGCCTCATCTGCTGTTCACCAAGAAGACCGGGAGCGTGCCGCACCACAAGGGCCAGTTCTCGTTTCCGGGCGGCATCGTCGACGTGCGCGACGGGTCGCGCGTGGAGACCGCCTTGCGCGAGGCGTGGGAGGAGATCCATCTGCCCGCGGAGGCGGTGGAGGTGCTGGGGTTGCTCGACGACACCCCGACCCGCGCCACCAACTTCATCATCACGCCGGTGGTGGGCATCGTGCGCGATCCGGTGGAGCTTCGCCCCGACGGCCGCGAGATCGAGCGGGTGCTGGAGGTGTCGCTGCAGACGCTGCGGGATCCGTCCATCTTCCGCACCGAGATCTGGGAGCGCAACGGCGAGCCGCATCCGGTGCTGTTCTACGACGTCTCGCCCGCCGACGTCATCTGGGGCGCCACCGCGCGCATCCTGAGCCAGTTCCTCGCCCTGCTCGACGAGCCGGAGTCGCCCCCGTGA
- a CDS encoding fumarylacetoacetate hydrolase family protein: protein MTAALVERLLQGRLGGQVSAPLSVSTPDLTLDQAYGLQRQLEQALVGRGDRVVGYKVGFTTAALQERHGLTEPVLGFMLGSGVYGSGDAVPLSRFIAIGVEVEVAFLLKSDLAGPGVTIASALLAVEGAMPSFELIDFRLSGTPRGPDVIADGVYTNAIVLGRPLTPVTGIDLALEGVVFEQDGQIVATRTAAEVLGNPLVSLAWAANTLGRMGRGLRAGEVVLTGSISKVLRPTAGQSVRASFTRLGSVACRFV from the coding sequence ATGACCGCGGCGCTGGTGGAGCGCCTGCTGCAGGGCCGTCTCGGCGGGCAGGTCAGCGCGCCATTGAGCGTGTCGACGCCCGATCTCACCCTCGACCAGGCGTACGGGCTCCAGCGCCAGCTCGAACAGGCGCTCGTCGGCCGGGGCGACCGGGTCGTGGGCTACAAGGTCGGCTTCACGACCGCGGCGTTGCAGGAGCGTCACGGACTGACCGAGCCGGTGCTCGGCTTCATGCTGGGCTCGGGAGTCTACGGAAGCGGCGATGCGGTCCCGCTCTCCCGCTTCATCGCGATCGGTGTCGAGGTGGAGGTGGCGTTCTTGCTCAAATCGGACTTGGCCGGCCCCGGAGTGACCATCGCCTCCGCGCTGCTCGCGGTGGAGGGCGCGATGCCGTCGTTCGAGCTGATCGACTTCCGCCTGAGCGGCACGCCGCGCGGCCCCGACGTGATCGCCGACGGCGTGTACACCAACGCGATCGTGCTCGGCCGGCCGCTCACCCCGGTGACCGGTATCGACCTCGCGCTGGAAGGCGTGGTCTTCGAGCAGGACGGCCAGATCGTGGCCACCCGGACCGCCGCGGAGGTGCTGGGCAACCCGCTGGTGTCGCTGGCATGGGCGGCCAACACCCTCGGCCGGATGGGGCGCGGCCTGCGCGCGGGCGAGGTGGTGCTCACCGGCTCCATCTCCAAGGTGCTGCGGCCCACCGCCGGCCAATCCGTTCGCGCCTCCTTCACGCGACTCGGCTCCGTGGCCTGCCGCTTCGTGTGA
- a CDS encoding sigma-54 dependent transcriptional regulator: protein MTKILVVDDEAEIRSLLGAILQNHGYEVVTAEDGDAALQQVQRERPDVILLDLSMPRMTGLAALPEIKRVDPEVPVIICTAHADLATAVRAMKLGAYDYLTKPFDVDLLALTVGRAVERGQLRSRIDELKRQGPDSSLAERMGGSAAIGQVIQQVARVAESSFTVLVQGETGTGKELVARAIHQQSPRRPAPFVAVDCGAIPETLVESELFGHERGAFTGAQAKRAGHFQLARGGTLFLDEIGNIPVATQAKLLRALEQREVLPLGSTRPVAVEARIIAATNSSLEDGVKASRFRADLYYRISEFTIALPPLRARREDIAHLAQRFLDEVSMELRRSVRRVADEAMDVLLRHDWPGNVRELRNVIRKAALLASDEVTVEHLPALGAPISAPARGAAAPAGEDLSLREAAELAATRAEREVIRRALETTKGNKSQAARMLRTDYTTLHAKMKRYGISARDFTSR from the coding sequence GTGACCAAGATCCTGGTGGTCGACGACGAGGCGGAGATCCGATCGCTCCTCGGCGCCATCCTCCAGAATCACGGCTACGAGGTGGTCACCGCGGAAGACGGGGACGCCGCCCTTCAGCAAGTCCAGCGCGAGCGGCCCGACGTCATCCTGCTCGATCTCAGCATGCCCCGCATGACCGGGCTCGCCGCGCTGCCCGAGATCAAGCGCGTCGATCCCGAGGTGCCGGTCATCATCTGCACGGCCCACGCTGACCTGGCCACCGCGGTGCGGGCCATGAAGCTCGGAGCCTACGACTACCTCACCAAGCCGTTCGACGTGGATCTGCTGGCCCTGACGGTGGGCCGGGCGGTGGAGCGTGGCCAGCTCCGCTCGCGCATCGACGAGCTGAAGCGGCAGGGACCGGACAGCTCGCTGGCCGAGCGCATGGGGGGCAGCGCGGCGATCGGGCAGGTGATCCAGCAGGTGGCGCGCGTGGCCGAATCGAGCTTCACCGTGCTCGTGCAGGGCGAGACCGGAACCGGCAAGGAGCTGGTCGCCCGGGCCATCCATCAGCAGAGCCCGCGCCGGCCTGCGCCCTTCGTGGCGGTGGACTGCGGCGCGATCCCGGAGACCCTCGTGGAGTCGGAGCTGTTCGGCCACGAGCGCGGGGCCTTCACGGGCGCGCAGGCGAAGCGCGCCGGGCACTTCCAGCTCGCGCGCGGCGGCACCCTGTTCCTCGACGAGATCGGCAACATCCCGGTCGCCACGCAGGCCAAGCTGCTGCGCGCGCTGGAGCAGCGGGAGGTCCTGCCGCTCGGATCGACGCGACCGGTCGCGGTCGAGGCCCGGATCATCGCGGCGACGAATTCCTCCCTGGAGGATGGCGTGAAGGCCAGCCGGTTCCGGGCCGACCTCTACTACCGGATCAGCGAATTCACGATCGCCCTGCCGCCGCTGCGCGCCCGGCGCGAGGACATCGCGCACCTCGCGCAGCGCTTTCTCGACGAGGTCAGCATGGAGCTGCGCCGCTCGGTGCGGCGCGTGGCCGACGAGGCCATGGACGTCCTGCTCCGCCACGACTGGCCCGGCAACGTGCGCGAGCTGCGGAACGTGATCCGCAAGGCGGCGCTGCTCGCCTCCGACGAGGTCACCGTCGAGCATCTGCCCGCGCTGGGCGCGCCCATCTCCGCCCCGGCTCGGGGCGCAGCGGCGCCGGCCGGCGAGGACCTGTCGCTTCGCGAGGCGGCCGAGCTGGCCGCGACCCGGGCCGAGCGAGAGGTGATCCGGCGGGCGCTGGAGACGACGAAAGGCAACAAGAGCCAGGCGGCCCGCATGCTGCGCACCGACTACACGACACTGCACGCCAAGATGAAGCGCTACGGGATCTCCGCCCGCGACTTCACCTCCCGCTGA
- a CDS encoding acetyl-CoA acetyltransferase, translating to MNGLGGAVAIIGTGTIKFGENFHQSLTDMIYEAVTLALADAGIERRQLQAGWLGCYEPMLYGFEGNSGAFVSDPLNLFPIPITRVAAYCATGIEAVRNAALAVASGEYDLVLAVGAEKMREVPSRGSLVAQAVNRGHPVLAKGRTAPGMFALLASRYFKEYGADESALGAVALKNHHHGSLNPKAHFQKEITAEQHARAPKVAEPLGLFDCCPTTDGAAAAILTRTDLARQFTDRYSVIRGISYAVTAGYWNTQFDPSWNFTSFRATREAAKAAYKMAGVTNPARQIKVAECHDCFTITEIVNYEDLGFFEPGAGWRAVQAGETRLGGSLPVNTSGGLKSCGHPIGSSGIRMINNVHDQLVGRAGKMQVAGADMGLAHNLGGPGSVSAVAVLSQP from the coding sequence ATGAACGGACTGGGCGGCGCGGTCGCGATCATCGGCACCGGGACGATCAAGTTCGGGGAGAACTTCCACCAGAGCCTCACCGACATGATCTACGAGGCGGTCACCCTCGCGCTCGCGGACGCGGGCATCGAGCGGCGCCAATTGCAGGCCGGGTGGCTCGGCTGCTACGAGCCGATGCTCTACGGGTTCGAGGGCAACTCGGGGGCGTTCGTCTCGGATCCCCTCAACCTGTTCCCGATCCCGATCACCCGCGTGGCCGCGTACTGTGCGACCGGCATCGAGGCGGTGCGGAACGCGGCCCTGGCGGTGGCCTCCGGCGAGTACGACCTGGTCCTCGCGGTGGGCGCCGAGAAGATGCGCGAGGTGCCCTCGCGCGGCTCGCTGGTCGCGCAGGCGGTGAACCGCGGGCACCCGGTGCTGGCCAAGGGCCGCACCGCGCCCGGCATGTTCGCACTGCTGGCCTCCCGCTACTTCAAGGAATACGGGGCCGACGAGAGCGCGCTGGGCGCGGTCGCGCTGAAGAACCATCATCACGGCTCGCTGAACCCGAAGGCCCACTTCCAGAAGGAGATCACCGCCGAGCAGCACGCGCGGGCGCCCAAGGTGGCGGAGCCGCTCGGGCTCTTCGACTGCTGTCCCACCACCGACGGGGCGGCCGCCGCGATCCTGACGCGCACCGATCTGGCGCGGCAGTTCACCGATCGCTACTCGGTCATTCGCGGGATCTCCTATGCGGTGACCGCGGGGTACTGGAATACTCAGTTTGACCCCTCGTGGAACTTCACCTCGTTCCGGGCCACTCGCGAGGCGGCGAAGGCAGCCTACAAGATGGCGGGGGTCACCAATCCGGCCAGGCAGATCAAGGTCGCCGAGTGCCACGATTGCTTCACCATCACCGAGATCGTCAACTACGAGGACCTGGGCTTCTTCGAGCCGGGCGCGGGCTGGCGGGCCGTGCAGGCGGGGGAGACGCGACTCGGCGGCTCGCTACCGGTGAACACCTCGGGCGGGCTCAAGTCGTGCGGCCACCCGATCGGCTCGTCCGGCATCCGGATGATCAACAACGTCCACGACCAGCTCGTAGGGCGCGCCGGGAAGATGCAGGTGGCCGGCGCCGACATGGGGCTGGCCCACAATCTCGGCGGCCCCGGCTCGGTGTCGGCGGTCGCGGTCCTCTCCCAGCCCTGA
- a CDS encoding zinc-dependent alcohol dehydrogenase family protein: MRSMTLPAQAPIGSSPLRASQGPTPAPASGEIRVRVRCCAACRTDLHVIEGDLPPRRLPLVPGHQAVGVVEAFGPGAQRFRIGDRVGIAWLRSTCGACSFCTTGRENLCEASTYTGWTHDGGYATHCCVPEAFAHVIPPEFDDTEAAPLLCAGIIGYRALRRSQVPRGGRLALFGFGSSAHITLQVARHWGCTVYAVTRDAAHRRLALDLGARWAGGTHEALPERVDAAIVFAPAGGLVPVALQSLQKGGTVALAGIHMSDLPAMAYEPNLFWEKTLQSVTANTREDGRALLAEAAAIPIRPRVTRYALSDANRALQALAADRVAGTAVLMVD; encoded by the coding sequence ATGCGAAGCATGACGCTGCCCGCGCAGGCTCCGATCGGCTCGTCGCCGCTTCGCGCGTCGCAAGGCCCGACGCCGGCCCCTGCATCCGGCGAGATACGGGTGCGCGTCCGGTGCTGCGCCGCGTGCCGCACCGACCTGCACGTGATCGAGGGCGATCTGCCGCCGCGTCGTCTGCCCCTCGTGCCGGGCCACCAGGCGGTCGGCGTGGTCGAAGCCTTCGGGCCGGGCGCGCAGCGGTTCCGGATCGGCGACCGCGTCGGCATCGCCTGGCTCCGCTCGACCTGCGGGGCCTGCTCCTTCTGCACGACCGGTCGCGAAAACCTGTGCGAGGCCTCCACCTACACCGGCTGGACCCACGACGGCGGCTACGCGACCCACTGCTGCGTGCCCGAGGCCTTCGCCCACGTCATCCCGCCGGAGTTCGACGACACCGAGGCCGCTCCCCTGCTGTGCGCGGGCATCATCGGCTACCGGGCGCTGCGGCGGAGCCAGGTCCCGCGCGGCGGCCGGCTCGCGCTGTTCGGCTTCGGGTCCTCCGCTCACATCACGCTGCAGGTGGCGCGACATTGGGGGTGCACGGTGTATGCGGTGACCCGCGACGCCGCGCATCGCCGCCTGGCCCTGGATCTGGGCGCGCGCTGGGCTGGCGGCACCCACGAGGCGCTGCCCGAGCGGGTCGACGCGGCCATCGTCTTCGCGCCGGCGGGGGGTCTGGTGCCCGTCGCGCTGCAGAGCCTTCAGAAGGGCGGCACCGTCGCGCTGGCCGGTATCCACATGAGCGACCTGCCCGCGATGGCCTACGAGCCGAATCTGTTCTGGGAGAAGACGCTCCAGAGCGTGACCGCCAACACGCGGGAAGATGGCCGGGCGCTGCTCGCGGAGGCCGCGGCCATCCCGATCCGCCCGCGGGTGACCCGGTACGCGCTGAGCGACGCCAACCGCGCCCTGCAGGCGCTCGCGGCGGACCGGGTGGCGGGCACCGCGGTGCTGATGGTGGACTGA
- a CDS encoding FecR domain-containing protein, which translates to MPGIMRPAVLGGTIILVALSGSAWGQPRELPARIVTLGGIAELYKKDTPTWTSAALRAEVGQGDSVRTQSGGRVTLKTGSGQALRLGSRSQIALPSGSDGAPTRVRFDYGWMWVAVMPGGESTQVEVRAGPAVIVPREGGVGIRRNPDGSLLIQVHHGTAMCAGPDRQWQQTVSGQQQLFVPASGVPGPPAKLVVDPVEATWVRWNADQDFAGGYGGQKSGP; encoded by the coding sequence GTGCCCGGAATCATGCGGCCGGCGGTGCTCGGTGGGACCATCATCCTCGTCGCGCTCTCCGGCTCCGCGTGGGGGCAGCCGCGTGAGCTGCCGGCCCGGATCGTCACCCTCGGCGGGATCGCCGAGCTCTACAAGAAGGACACGCCGACCTGGACCTCGGCCGCCCTGCGAGCCGAGGTGGGCCAGGGCGACAGCGTGCGCACGCAGTCGGGCGGCCGGGTCACGCTCAAGACGGGCAGCGGGCAGGCGCTGCGTCTGGGCTCCCGATCGCAGATCGCGCTGCCGTCCGGCTCCGACGGCGCGCCGACGCGGGTGCGGTTCGACTACGGCTGGATGTGGGTGGCGGTGATGCCCGGCGGCGAATCGACCCAGGTGGAGGTGCGGGCAGGCCCGGCGGTGATCGTCCCGCGCGAGGGCGGCGTCGGCATCCGCCGCAATCCCGACGGTTCGCTCCTGATCCAGGTCCATCACGGCACCGCCATGTGCGCCGGACCGGATCGCCAGTGGCAGCAAACCGTGAGCGGGCAGCAGCAGCTCTTCGTGCCGGCGTCCGGGGTGCCCGGGCCTCCCGCGAAGCTGGTCGTCGACCCGGTGGAAGCGACGTGGGTGCGGTGGAACGCGGACCAGGACTTCGCGGGCGGCTACGGCGGCCAGAAATCGGGGCCATGA
- a CDS encoding MaoC family dehydratase yields MSLEALVVGTALPEYRVSAVATSDAWENKIHEDSLARAFGFRGGLVPGVTVYSWMTHPVVASLGGAWLDHGTFSVRFAKPVYFGEEVTVRTSVAAHSRDEVTIQARVVNAQDEVCATATMGMPLGPLLPLPDVAAYPAAPLPAERPPASRAALESRAVLGTPRLQLDRTVLDAFLLKVGDRLPIYRGADAPAHPGIYLEQANRALDRNVRVSPWIHVESHGRHLSVPRVGQPLEMRARVKNLFQGKGHEFVELDLLLLAAGARPVAAIRHVAIYQLRATG; encoded by the coding sequence ATGAGCCTGGAGGCGCTGGTGGTGGGGACCGCGCTTCCCGAGTATCGGGTGAGCGCGGTCGCGACATCCGACGCGTGGGAGAACAAGATCCACGAGGACTCGCTGGCTCGCGCGTTCGGCTTCCGCGGCGGGCTGGTGCCCGGCGTCACCGTGTACTCGTGGATGACGCACCCGGTGGTCGCGTCACTCGGCGGCGCGTGGCTCGATCACGGCACGTTCTCGGTGCGCTTCGCCAAGCCGGTGTACTTCGGAGAAGAGGTGACGGTGCGGACCAGCGTGGCCGCGCATTCTCGCGACGAGGTCACCATCCAGGCCCGCGTGGTGAACGCTCAGGACGAGGTCTGCGCGACCGCGACCATGGGCATGCCGCTGGGCCCGCTGCTGCCGCTGCCGGACGTGGCCGCGTATCCCGCGGCCCCGCTGCCCGCGGAGCGCCCGCCGGCCAGCCGCGCCGCGCTCGAGAGCCGCGCCGTGCTGGGTACGCCGCGCCTGCAGCTGGACCGAACGGTGCTCGACGCCTTCCTCTTGAAGGTCGGCGATCGGCTGCCGATCTACCGCGGCGCCGACGCCCCCGCGCATCCCGGGATCTATCTCGAGCAGGCCAACCGCGCGCTCGACCGCAACGTGCGTGTCAGCCCGTGGATCCACGTGGAGAGTCACGGCCGGCATCTGAGCGTGCCGCGCGTGGGGCAGCCCCTCGAGATGCGCGCCCGGGTGAAGAATCTCTTCCAGGGCAAGGGGCACGAATTCGTGGAGCTGGATCTGCTCCTGCTCGCCGCGGGCGCGCGCCCGGTGGCCGCGATCCGCCACGTCGCGATCTACCAGCTCCGAGCCACGGGATGA
- a CDS encoding enoyl-CoA hydratase-related protein, with translation MSEAPVLVDIADGVARVTLNRPSVRNALNPAMLAALDAALRRLEDDVAARAIVLRGAGDRAFCAGADLKGVADRGTTLQARESFGGLARILEYMARMRTPIIAQVRGYALAGGCGLAAGCDVVVAADDAVFGLPEIRVGLLPLVVMAPILRAVGRKRAMLMILSGEPVTAREAYEMGLVSRVVPPGDLESSVSALAATLAGYSPTALGLAKEAASMVPDMEYGAALRYLREMITLVALSDDAREGIAAFFEKRAPRWTGR, from the coding sequence GTGAGCGAGGCCCCCGTCCTGGTGGACATCGCGGACGGCGTGGCGCGCGTGACCCTGAACCGGCCCTCGGTGCGCAACGCGCTGAACCCGGCCATGCTCGCGGCGCTCGACGCGGCCCTGCGGCGGCTCGAGGACGACGTGGCCGCCCGCGCGATCGTCCTGCGCGGCGCCGGGGATCGCGCCTTCTGCGCCGGTGCCGACCTCAAGGGGGTGGCCGACCGGGGCACCACCCTGCAGGCGCGCGAGTCCTTCGGCGGCCTCGCGCGCATCCTCGAGTACATGGCCCGCATGCGCACGCCGATCATCGCGCAGGTGCGCGGCTACGCCCTGGCCGGCGGCTGCGGGCTCGCCGCGGGATGCGACGTCGTGGTCGCGGCCGACGACGCGGTCTTCGGGCTGCCCGAGATCCGGGTGGGGCTGTTGCCGCTCGTGGTGATGGCGCCGATCCTGCGCGCGGTGGGACGCAAGCGAGCGATGCTGATGATCCTGAGCGGCGAGCCGGTGACCGCGCGCGAAGCCTACGAGATGGGACTGGTCAGCCGAGTCGTGCCGCCCGGGGATCTGGAGTCGTCGGTGAGTGCGCTGGCCGCCACCCTGGCCGGCTACTCGCCGACCGCGCTGGGGCTCGCCAAGGAGGCGGCCTCGATGGTGCCCGACATGGAGTACGGCGCGGCGTTGCGCTACCTGCGCGAGATGATCACGCTGGTGGCCCTCTCCGACGACGCCCGCGAGGGCATCGCCGCGTTCTTCGAGAAGCGCGCCCCGCGCTGGACCGGCCGCTAG
- a CDS encoding TRAP transporter small permease, with the protein MLLRALSQFVEGLLLVMMVVLCADVFLGVFSRYVIGRTFTWYDEIARLLFVWIVFLGAAVGVRRTAHFRLHLVIDRLGPTGRRLAHAVGVLVLIGFGLVLIQQGWKLVELGQFQRTPVMGLSKQWIYASVPTGGILIILYSLPHLRRALRGAPPSTT; encoded by the coding sequence GTGCTGCTTCGGGCGCTGTCGCAGTTCGTCGAGGGCCTGCTGCTGGTGATGATGGTGGTGCTCTGCGCCGACGTGTTCCTCGGGGTGTTCTCCCGCTACGTGATCGGGCGCACCTTCACCTGGTACGACGAGATCGCCCGGCTCCTCTTCGTCTGGATCGTGTTCCTCGGCGCGGCGGTGGGGGTGAGACGCACCGCCCACTTCCGTCTCCATCTCGTGATCGACCGCCTCGGCCCGACGGGCCGCCGGCTCGCCCACGCGGTCGGCGTGCTGGTCCTGATCGGATTCGGCCTCGTGCTCATCCAGCAGGGCTGGAAGCTGGTCGAGCTCGGCCAGTTCCAGCGGACACCGGTGATGGGCCTGTCGAAGCAATGGATCTACGCCTCGGTGCCGACGGGCGGGATCCTGATCATCCTCTATAGCCTGCCGCATCTCCGGCGCGCGCTCCGGGGCGCGCCTCCGTCCACGACATGA